The Alphaproteobacteria bacterium genomic interval AAATTCCGTTGGCGCCGCCTGAAGTTTCCGGCTCGCTGAACCTGCGCGGGCGGATCGTGACCGCGATCAATCTGCGCACCCGCATGGGCTTGCCGCCAAGAGAAGGCAAGGGCGATGGCATGAGCGTTGTGGCCGAGTTCAAGGACGAACTGTATAGCCTGATGGTCGATCAGGTGGGCGAGGTTATGAGCCTCAATAGCAGCGATTTTGAACAAAGCCCGCCCACCCTTGATCCTCGCTGGAGAGAAGTTTCCACGGGCATCTATCGCCTGGACGGCAAGTTATTGGTTGTGCTGGACGTTTCGCGGCTTCTAAACTTTATTAAGTCCGAAGCCGTATGATACCATGGGACGATAGAGCAAGGGCAAGCCCGCATGAAATCCTGTCTTATTGTCGATGATAGCCGCGTCGTCCGTAAGGTCGCCCGCAAGATATTCGAGGATTTGGGTTTCACCTGCCTTGAGGCGGAAGACGGCCAGCAAGCGCTGACGGAATGCCAGAAGCAGCTGCCGGAAATGGTGCTGCTTGACTGGAATATGCCTGTTATGAACGGGCTCGAATTCCTGCTGGCCATGCGCAAGCTTCCGAACGGCAACGGGCCGGTGGTTGTGTTCTGCACGACCGAGAACGATATGAGCCATATTCAGAAGGCTCTTGCGGCCGGTGCAAACGAATACATCATGAAGCCGTTCGATAGTGACATCATCCAAAGCAAGCTTTCCCAGCTTGGTTTGGCGGCGACATAGCTGGGCATGATGGAAACAGGAGCTAGCAACACACAAGTGCAATCAGCTGTGCATGCCGGAGCAGGAAAGCCCACAGGCGGTTTACCTTACCGTGTTATGGTGGTCGAAGATTCGATCGTTATTCGTGGCCTGATTTCACGCGCACTTGAAAGTGACCCCGATATCAAGGTCGTTGCCTCCGCTGCCGATGGCGAGATCGGCATCCGCATGCTCAAGAAAATGCCGGTTGATGTCATCGTGCTTGATATCGAAATGCCTGTCATGGACGGCATGACCGCGATCCCGCATTTGCTGGGCGTTGATCCGGCGGTCAAGATCATCATGGCATCCACGTTGACGCTGAAGAACGCCGAGATCAGCATGAAGGCGCTTGAGCTGGGCGCTTCCGATTATGTGCCCAAGCCCGTGACTTCGCGCGAATTGACAGCGGCAGTAGATTTCAAGCGCGAACTTGTCGATAAGGTCAAGGTTTTGGCCGTGGCTGCACGCAGGGCGGGTGTGCGCCGCGCCGAACCCGAAGCTCCCGCCTTTCGTGCATCGCAGCCGGGCGCACAACCGGCCGCAGACCAAGACACAAGAAGCGCATTCAAGGATAAGCCCGCCCCGCCAGCCAAAGTCGTGACGTTGCGCACGCACCCGATCATTAAACCCGATATTATCGCGATCGGCAGCTCGACCGGCGGTCCGCAAGCGCTTTTTAAGGTCATCAAGGATCTTGGCGCGGATTTGCAGCAGCCTATCGTGCTGACGCAGCACATGCCGCCATCCTTCACGACCATCCTTGCCGATCATATCAACAAGCATTGCGGCGTGCCGTGCAGCGAAGCCAAAGATGGTGACGTGCTGACGAAGGGCAAGGTGCTGCTTGCGCCAGGCAATTACCATATGACCATCGTCAAGAACCCGGCCGGGCAGCATGTTGTGAAGCTGAACCAGGAACCGGCAGAAAATTTTTGCCGCCCCGCGGTGGACCCCATGCTGCGTTCCCTGTTGCCGTTGTTCGACAAAAGAATACTGGTCGTCATCCTTACGGGCATGGGGCAGGACGGGATGAAGAGCAGCGATTTGATCGTGCAGGCGGGCGGTAGCGTTATTGCGCAGGATGAAGCCACCAGCGTGGTGTGGGGGATGCCCGGCGCTGTCGCGATGGCGGGGCTTTGCTCGGCGGTTCTGCCGCTTAATGACGTGGGCGGCTATGCGCGGAAGATCGCTTTGGGGATGAAGCCATGAGGCCGGAAGATTTCGACCTTTTCTCGACCATCGTGAAGCAGCGTTCCGGCCTCGTGCTGACGCCCGAAAAAGCCTATTTGCTTGAATCGCGCCTGATGCCGGTCGCGCGCAAATGGAACCTTAAAAACCTTGACGATCTGGCGGCTTCGATCCGGGCCAAGCGGGAAGAAGCGCTTCTGCGCGATATGACGGAAGCGATGACGACAAATGAATCATCTTTTTTCCGCGATCAACGGCCGTTTGACCAGTTCCGGCAAGTGGTATTACCCAAATTGCTGGAAACGAGGGCCGGCAAGAAGCACATTCGCATTTGGTCGGCCGCTTCTTCGAGCGGGCAGGAAGCCTACACGCTGGCCATGCTTTTGAACGAAGACAAGGCCCGGCTTGCCGGCTGGCGGATAGAAATTGTGGGCACCGATCTTTCCAGCGAAATGGTCGAGCGTGCCCGCAGCGGCATCTATACGCAGTTCGAAGTGCAGCGCGGTCTGCCTATCACCTTGCTTGTGAAATACTTTACGCAGCAGGGCGACAAGTGGCAGATCAATCAGGATATCCGCAACATGGTCAGTTTCAGGGAAATGAACCTGTTGCAGGATTTCGGCCCCATAGGGGTCTTTGATGTCGTGTTTTGCCGCAACGTGCTGATCTATTTCGATGCGCAGACCAAGGGTAAGGTCCTGGAATCGATCAGCCGCGTGATGACGCCCGATGGCGTATTGTATCTGGGCGGAGCCGAAACCGTTCTGGGGATTACCGATAAATTCAAGCCGTTGGAAGGCCAGCGTGCGCTCTATGTCCAGTCAAGCGCTTCGGCGGGTCTTTATGGGGCTCCGGCTGGCGCCGCACCTGCGCAGCCAGCCACAGGCACAGTGGCCCGTTAAATTCGATATAAAAGGTACCTGGAAGGTTAGCCCGCAACCGCCGCGCTTGTTTCGCTCGGGGATTTGCCATCGCTGGCGGCATTCGGGTCGCGCAGCACGTAGCCACGGCCCCATACCGTCTCGATGTAGTTGTCGCCCCCGGCGGCCGTCGCCAGCTTTTTACGCAGCTTGCAGACGAACACGTCGATGATCTTCAGTTCCGGCTCGTCCATACCGCCATAAAGGTGGTTCAGGAACATTTCCTTGGTCAGCGTCGTGCCCTTGCGAAGGCTCAGAAGCTCAAGGATGCCGTATTCCTTGCCGGTAAGGTGGAGGGGCTTGCCGTCCACTTCGACCGTACGGGTATCGAGGTTGACCATCAGCTTGCCGGTGCGGATCACGCTGTCCGAATGGCCCTTGCTGCGGCGGATGATCGCGTGAATACGCGCAACCAGTTCGCGGCGGTCGAAAGGCTTGGTCAGATAATCGTCGGCGCCGAAGCCAAGACCCTTGATCTTGTTGTCGAGTTCCGACAGGCCCGACAAAATTAATATCGGTGTCGAAACTTTCGCGGCGCGAAGCCTGCGCAGAACTTCATACCCGTCAATGTCGGGTAACATGAGATCGAGTACGATGATATCGTAATCGTAGATCTTGCCGATCTCGAGGCCGTCCTCACCGAGGTCGGTCGTATCGACAATGAAACCTTCGGCTTGCAGCATGAGCTCGATGCTTTTTGCGACCGAGGTATCGTCTTCAACGAGCAGAACGCGCATGGCACCCTCACTATGGTTATCTGCTTTAATTATTACGTCACGCGTATGAGCAGGCGAGGAGCCAAGACTCGCGTAACACTCTTTAACAATTTACACTAATTAACCAAAAATGTTAACAAAACATGAAAATTATTAATATTTACACATGTTTATTAAGTTTATTTCTCGTTTACCAATAAAGTCATACACTTAGTTAAGGGAGCGAATCTGCCGTGGGAATAGATCAAAACCGCCTTGTGGCAAATATCGAAGCCATCTCATCGACGCGCGTTTTCGGACGCGTGGCCGCGGTGCAAGGCTTGCTGATCGAAGTTGCCGGGGTCGAACGCCACCTTTCGGTGGGGGGGCGCTGCAATGTGATCGCGCGCGGCGGGCGCAAGGTTCTGTGCGAGGCCGTAGGCTTTCGTGAAAACCGGGCACTGTTGCTTCCCTATAGCGTGATCGACGGCATCGGGCTTGGGTGCAAGGCGGAGGTGGCGGATGCGCAGCCTGTCGTGTATCCGAGCGAAGCGTGGCTTGGCCGGGTTATCAATGCCCTGGGCGAACCGATTGACGGCAAGGGACCGTTACCGCGTGGCACCGTTCCTACGCCCATCCGCAACACCCCGCCTTCGGCCCATGCGCGGCAGCGGGTTGGGGAAAAGCTCGATCTTGGTATCCGGGCCATCAACAGCTTCCTGACATGTTGCCGCGGACAGCGCATGGGTATTTTCGCCGGTTCCGGCGTCGGTAAATCCATTCTGATGTCGATGGTGGCACGCTATACGTCGGCCGATATATCGATCATCGGCCTTGTGGGCGAACGCGGGCGCGAGGTGCAGGAATTTATCCATGACGATCTGGGGCCCGAAGGCCTTGCGCGCAGCATCGTGATTGTCGCCACATCAGACGAAGCGGCGCTGCTGCGCCGGCAGGCGGCCTATATGACGCTGGCGCTCGCCGAATATTTCCGCGACGACGGCAAGCAGGTGCTGTGCCTGATCGACAGCGTGACCCGTTTTGCCATGGCGCAACGTGAAATCGGCCTCGCGGCCGGCGAACCGCCGACGACAAAGGGCTACCCGCCCACGACCTTTGCCGAATTGCCCAAGCTGCTTGAACGCGCCGGGCCGGGCGAGGCGGGCAAAGGTGCGATCACCGGCCTTTTCACCGTGCTTGTGGACGGCGACGATCATAACGAACCGATTGCCGATGCCGTGCGCGGCATCCTTGATGGGCATATCGTGCTGGAGCGCGCGATTGCCGAGCGCGGGCGTTACCCCGCCATCAATATCCTGCGCAGCATTTCGCGCACCATGCCTGCTTGCAACAGCGACCGCGAGAACGAGCTGGTGACGCGTGCGCGCCGTTACCTTGCGGCCTATGAAAACATGGCCGAGCTGATCAGGCTCGGCGCCTATCGCCGCGGCAGCGACCCGGAAACCGACGAGGCGATCCAGTATTACCCGGTGGTCGAGGATTTTCTGCGTCAGGACAAGGCCGAGCGCGATAATCTGGGGGAAGGCTATGCCAAGCTGGCCGGGGTGCTCGGCGTGCAATGGCCATAACGCGCCATGAAAAGCATCGCCACGCTCATCAAATTGCAGAAAAGCCGGGTCGATGAACAGCGCCAGATTCTGGCGGAACAACAATCCATTCTCGATCGCATTGAACAGGAAGTCGTGCAGCTTGCAACCCAGCAGGCAATCGAACAGGAAGCCGTGCGCGCCGCGCCGGAAACGAGCAGCACATATGGCGCTTTCGTAAAATGGGCGACCGAACGCGCCCGGCAACTGGAAGTTGCGCGTTTTGCGGCGGTTGCGGCCGTGGAGCAGGCGCGCGAGGTGCTTGCCGAACTGTTCGAGGAACAGAAGCGCTATGAAATCGTTGCCGCCAACCGTGCCGCCGAGGAAGAGAAAGAAAAGTTGAAGCAGGAGCAGGGCGAGCTGGACGAAACCGCCGTGATGAACTATGAGCGCAAGCAGAGGGAAGGAAAATAACCCGGCATGCCAGACAAACAACGCATCATGATGTGCGCGCCTGATCATTATGAGGTCAGTTACGTTATCAATGCCTGGATGGAGGGGCAGATCGGCCGGGCGGACCGCACGCTGGCCGTGCGCCAGTGGAACGATTTGCATGCCATTATCGCGCGCTATGCCGATATTGTGCTGCAACCTCCGCAGCCCGGCTTGCCCGATCTCGTATTCACGGCCAATGCCGGTTTCGTGATCGGCGATATTGCTGTGGTCAGCCATTTTCGCAATACCGAGCGCAAGGGCGAAGAAAAATACGACCACGAATTTTTTAAATCAGCCGGTTTCAAGATCGCCGATTGGCCGAAGGACGCGCTGTTTGAAGGCGCGGGCGATGCGCTGCTTGATCGCGGCGCAAGGCTGATATGGACGGCCTATGGCCTGCGTTCCGATGCCCGTGCCGCCACGCTGCTGGGACAGGTTTATGGGCGGGAAGTTGTGACGCTTAAGCTCGTCAACCCGCACTTCTATCACCTCGATACCTGTCTGTGCCCGCTTACGGGCGGCTATGTGCTTTACTACCCCGATGCCTTCGATGCCGAAAGTCGCGGCAAGATTGAGTCTGTTGTGCCGGCGGGCAGGCGTATTGTTGCCAGCAAAGAGGATGCTTTTGCCTTTGCCTGCAACGCCGTTGACCTTGCGCCGCGTGTTGTGATGGGTAATGCCAGCGAAGGGCTGCAACAGGCGCTGCGCGCCAAGGGCTTTGATCCCATCGTCACCCCGCTGGGCGAATTCATCAAGGCGGGGGGCAGTGCCAAGTGCCTTACGCTTAAGCTGGTTGAGGAATAAGTTTAAGCCAGCCGGCCATAACCCGGATTTTTCTTGATTTTACCCCGATTTCCGTCATTTTAGCGCCAGACAGATATTCCGGGGGTAAGCATGCAGGTACAGGAACTCAAGGGCCAGACAATCGCTTTCGCCGCATCCGGCGGGCTCGATAGCTGCACGATCACGCATTGGCTGACATCGCTGGGCGTCAAGGTTGTCGCCTTCACGGCCGATCTTGGCCAGCCGGACGAGGTGGATTTCGGCGCAATCGAGAAGCGCATGCGCGCCAGCGGCGCGGTCGATTATGTCGCGGTGCCGCTGCAGGAACGGATGGCGGAAGCCGGGCTTGAGGTCGTGCAGGCGCAAAGCACCTATGAAGGCCGTTACTGGAACACCACCGGCATGGGCCGCGTGGTAACCGTAAGTGGCTTGCTGCCCGAAATCGTGAAGCGCGGGATCAAGATATTCAGCCACGGCGCGACCGGCCGCGGTAACGACCAGATCCGCTTCCAGCTTATGACCAACATGCTGCAACCGAGCATGGAAGTGTATGCCCCGTGGCGTGACGAAGAATTCCTGAAGCGTTTCCCCGGCCGCCAGCAGATGATCGCTTATTGCGAACAGCAAAATGTGCCGATCACGGCCACGCGCGAGAAACCCTATTCGACCGATGCCAACATGCTTGGCCTTACGCACGAAGGCGGCAAGCTGGAAGATATCACCACCGCACCGGATATCGTGACCCCGGGCATGGGCGTGTGGGCCAGCGATGCGCCCGCAAAACCCGAAGAAGTCGTGATCCGGTTCGAGAAGGGCCGCCCGGTCCAGATCAACGGCGCCAAGGTGAACGGGTTGCAAGCAATGCTGCAAGCCAACCAGATCGCCGGCAGGCACGGCGTGGGCATCGGCGCGCACCTGGTCGAAAACCGCTTTATCGGCGTTAAATCGCGCGGCGTGTATGAAGCGCCGGGCATGGAATTGCTTGGCACGGCTTATGCGTATCTGGTTCAGCTCGTGCTCGATCGCCGTTCGCGCGAAATCTTCGATCAGCTCGGGCTGCTGTATGCCAAGCAGATTTATCAAGGTTATTACTACGATCTGTGCTCGCAGATGATCAGGGCTTCGCTTGAACAGGTTACGCGCCTTATTACGGGTACGATAACCTTGCGGCTGTTGCGCGGCGTTGCCCAATATGTAAAGGCCGAAGCGGCGCCGCATTCGCTCTTCACGCTGGACGGTTCGATGGAAGCGGAAGGCAGCTTCAACCACGCGGATTCGGAAGGGTTCCTGCGCGTGCTGGCCGTCAATGCCCGCGCCATCGCGGCGACCAAGCAGCTGAAAGGCTAGGCCAGCGAAACCGCTTCGTGCGGCGCATTCAGGAATCCTATCCAGTTCCCGCGCCCGTGCTGGAAATTTATATTTCCGGCGTAATTGATCAGCACAAGCGCGTCGCTGAACGCGCCCTGCAGGTCGCGCTCCAGCCCCCGCCCAAGATCGCGATCGCTGCGGATAATCAGATCAAGCTTTTTCGGCTGCACGAAGCCATCGAGCTGCATCGCGCCAAGACGCGTGAAAGTCACGTCGATCAGGAAACGCGTTTGCTGCGCTTCCTTTTTGTCCTCGGCCGTTTCCTGCCCGGCTTTGTGACGATCGCGGTGCACATACAAATTCAGCGCACTCATGCCGAATTGATCGAGGAAGGGCAGGTGGTAGTGCCGCCATTCGCCTACTACCGGGTCGGTTGCGGTGCGGACGCCGCCGCGCAGCTCATCCGACAGCAACTTGAGCAGCGCATGCTTGCCTATTTTATCGAGTGCTTCGCTCGCGCGCTGCCCCAGCAACCCGCGCACATCGCCCTGGTTCAGGGCCGAAAAGAGAAACAGCATCGCGCTGCTCATTTGCTGGCCGGGCTGGGGGATACGATTTTGCACGATCTGCTGGCGCAGGCCGGGGTCGATGCTGCCGAGGGCATCGAGCACCTGCTTCAACGCCGGCCATTCGGCACCTTCGGCCAGTGTCGGCAGCGCTGTATCGGGCCGGGCCGTTGCAATGGTGCTTAAAAGCAATTGCGTGCCCACGGGCCAATTGGCGGCCTGCCGCACGAAAAGCGTGTTTTCCCCGGCATTGACCACGACCTGCCCACCGGGTGTGTTGGCGATCACGGTCGCGAGGATTTTATCGCCCGTTGCTGTCAGCTTGGCTTGTGCCCCGGCGGCCACGGCATTCAGGTGGAAATTGATGTTCTGGCCGGGCTTGAAGGTGATGGCGGTGCCTGCCGTTGCGTTGAGCGTACCGGCAGCATTTTGCTGACCTTGCGGCAGAGATGTGGGTGCACGCGCAGCCACTTCACTTTGCGCGGCAGGGTGAAGAATGCTGCCAGTGGTGTTTTGCAGATAGCTGACCGATTGCTGCGTGAAATTTCTAATTTGCTGCAAAAGCCCGCTGGTTGCCGTTTGCAAGGGTTGCTGCTGAATGGTTTGCTGCGCGGCGGGGGCGAATTGCTGGAATAATTTGCTGGCGTCCTGCGGTAGAACGAAGGCCGTCAGGTTTTGCCCCGGCTTTATGGCGGACGAGGCGGCAGAGTTCGTTGCCGCCGCTTGCGACCGTGTTTGCACGGGCTGGTTGACATAATCGACCAGAAGCGTGGCCTTGGCCGGCGGGTTGCCCGGCTGAAGCTGGATATAGGCGTTGCTTTTATCGGCCTGCAGCACGCTAAGCAGCTGTTGCAGCTGCTGGCTTTTGATTTGCTCGAACAGCGTTCTGGGAAGCACGAGCTGCACATCACCCTGCGGGGTGCGGATTTGCGCCTGACCGGCCTCCAGATTCGTCGTGAGCGTGCCGCCAAGCAGGAGCTGGCGTTCAAGTTTTATGAGCTGCTGCGGCAACTGCTTGACAATGGTTTCAATGGCGGCGATTTGCTGCGCGACCGTGACGGGCAGCGCAAGTTCGGGCGGCAGTGCGGCCGGGATGATATCCACCATGGCCGTCGCCTTTCCGGGCTACCCGAGAATTTCTTTGGCGATTGCCTGCACGTCGCTTGCGGCATCGGAGACGGGCGAGCGGACAAGCAGCGAGGTTTGGGCGCGGATCGCATCGCGCACCTTGGCGTCGCGCCTTATGATGCCGGCCAGCGGCGGCGTGTATTGCAGGAAGCTTTCGCAAGCCTTCTTGATAGTTTCGTATGTTTTTTGTCCGTCTGCCTTGTTGGTTGCCATATTGACGATCACGCGCATGTCGGCCTTGGGGTTGGCGGCGCGACCGAGCTTGATGAAGGCGTATGCGTCCGTCAGGGAGGTCGGTTCGTCGGTGATGACGACAAGCGTCGTTGCCGCAGGCCCGGCAAGCTGGCGTACCGAACGATCCACCCCGGCGCCGAGATCGACGATAACCCGGTCATAGTTGTTCGCAAGAGTCATCAGATCGTTGCGCAATTCAGCGAGGCGCTGGGTTGCAAGTGTCGCAAGGTTGCCGGAACCCGAACGGCCCGCCAAAACATCGAACCCGCCTTCTTCATAGCGGGTAATCGCGCCGGGCAGGGTGGTTTTGCCTTCGATGACCGCGCCGAGATCCAGTTCGGGCGTAAGGCCGAGCTGGATATCCACGTTCGCGAGCCCGAGATCGCCATCGAACAGCAGAACGCGCTTGCCGGCTTTGGCGAGCGCGCTGCAAAGGGTAATCGAAAACCATGTCTTGCCGACGCCGCCTTTGCCGCTGGCGACCGCGAGCATGTTGGGCGCTGTAAGCGGGGCGGGGGTGGCACCGCTGCCTGCGTGAGGTGTGAAGGAAATCGGGTCGGCCATGGTCATTCTCCGCCTTATGCGTGGGTTCCGGTTGGTTTGTTGCTGGTTGCGCCTTGCTGCTTGCTTTCGGCTTCGGGAAGCAAAAGACGAGCGGTGGAAACAGGGTTGAGCGATTCAAGCGGCTTCGTGACGTCCGGCGAGCGGCTGATGCCTGCCAGCGGCAATTTCGTTTCATGCGCTATGCTCAGCGCGCTGCCGAAGCGGCGCGTCATGTCGCCGCGGGTAAGCAGGATGCTGCTCGCGCCCAGTTCACGGAAGGCGGCGGCAAGGTCGCTTCCTTCCTGTATTTCATAGCCTGCGGGCATGACCAGCACGGCTTCCACGTCGTTCTTGGCCAGCATATCTTTAAGGTCTTTTCTGTCCTGCTTATCAAAAGGGTTGCAGCCGGCGGTATCGATCAGCACAAGATTGCCGCCGCCATGCACGCTAAGCGTATCACGCAGCGCCCCCGCATCTTCAATTTCAAGCAGCTTCAGTTTCAAAAGATTGGTGAAGGCCGCAAGCTGGCTAATGCCGCCCGCCCGCACTGTGTCCGTCGTGATAACGCTGACGGGCTGGCCAAGCATTTTGGCGGCCGTTGCCATTTTGGCGGTGCTCAGGGTTTTTCCTGCGCCAGGCGGGCCGATCAGCATAAGCGGCTTGGTCGCCTTGCCGTCCAGGATCGGGCGGAACTGCATATGGGCGTCGAATGCGGCCGCGAGCGCGAGCACAGGGTCGTTCGCAGCATAGTGCACAGCCGTGGCCAGAAGCTTTTCCGAAAGCACGGCGGAAAGGCCGTGCTTGTAGAAACAATCAGCGAGCCCTTCAATCAGGTCGTTATCTGTATCGGTATCGGGGACCATGGCGGCGGCGCGCGCCATGCCATTGGCCTTGACCGCAACTTCGTCAACCGCGGCGGTCACGCGGACGCCGCCCATATCGTCGTCGCGCGTGGCAACGATGATCGCATGATCGCCGAGTGCATCGCGCACCTGACGCATGGCGTCTGTCATGTTTGGACCGTGGAATGAGCGTAACCGCATATTAAATCTGGCCTAACGTTTTAATTTTTGCTTTTGGATGAATTTCATTCTGCGACAGGACAATCGTTGCCGGGCGGAAGCGCTCGATTATTGAGCGCACATAGGGACGGACGCCGGGGCTGGTCAGCAGCACGGGAGAATCGCCCATCTGGGCATGCCTGTCATAGGTTTCGCGCACGCCGCGAATAAATTGCTGCAACTTGCTGGGCGGCATCGCGAGCTGCTTTTCTTCGCCATTGCCCACAAGCGATTCGGCGAACGCTTGCTCCCATTCGGGCGAAAGGGTCAGGATGGGCAGAAAGCCTATATCATTGGTGTGCGAATCCGATATCTGCCGCGAAAGGCGGGAACGCACATGTTCTGTAATTGCCGTCAGATTGCGGGTGATGCCGGCGGCTTCGGAAACGCCTTCGAGTACGGTCGGAAGATCGCGGATCGATATGCGTTCGGCCAACAGATTTTGCAGAATACGTTGCAGCCCGCTGATCGTGATCTGGCTCGGGATAACGTCGGCGACCAGTTTTTGTTGCTCGGTGCTCAGCTCGTCCAGCAACTTTTGGGTTTCGCTGTAGGATAGAAGCTCGGACATGTTGTCCTTGATGCTTTCGGTCAGATGCGTTGTGATGACCGTAGGCGGATCGACAACGGTATAGCCCTTGAACAAGGCTTCTTCGCGATATGTCGCATCGACCCACATGGCGGTAAGGCCAAAGGTCGGTTCCGTGGTCGCTTCGCCGGGCAGGGCTATGGCTTCGCCGCGCGGGTCCATCACCAGCAGCATGCCGGGGCGCAGCTCGCCGCGCCCGGCTTCAATCTCTTTGATGCGGATCACATAGGTATTGGGCGGCAACTGTAAGTTATCCTGTATGCGCACCGAGGGCATCACAAAGCCCATATCGCCGGCCATCTGGCGGCGCAGGCCCTTGATCTGGTCGGTCAGCTTCTGCCCGGCTTCACTGTTGATAAGCGCGAGCAGGGCGTAGCCAAGTTCAAGCCGGATAAGATCGATAGACAGGGATTTGCCGATCGGCTCTTCATGCATAGCCGGCGGGGCAGCCATGGCCGCCGCACTTTCCGCCATGGCCTGCGCTGCGGCTTTCTTTTTCTCGCTGGCACGGAAACCGGCATAGCCGATCACGCCACTAAGCAGCATAAAGGGCAGCATCGGCATACCCGGTACGAGCGCCAGCGTCATCATGGTGATCGAGGTAAGGCCGAGCGCGGCGGGGTAACCGCCTAGCTGGCCAAACATAGCTTTATCGGTTGTGCCGGTCATGCCCGCTTTGGAAACCAGCATACCGGAAGCCACGGAAACCAGCAGGGCGGGGATCTGTGTTACGAGGCCGTCACCGACCGTGAGCTTGACGTAGGCATCTGCCGCTTCCAGGACCGGCATATCGTGCCGAAACGTACCGATGGTGATGCCGCCGATAATGTTGATCAGCGTAATGACGATGCCGGCGATGGCATCGCCGCGCACGAACTTGGCGGCACC includes:
- a CDS encoding chemotaxis protein CheW yields the protein MNMQLPATEVKRGSSPTVIERNDFVTMTIAGQLFGIPVLQVQDVLSPQKITKIPLAPPEVSGSLNLRGRIVTAINLRTRMGLPPREGKGDGMSVVAEFKDELYSLMVDQVGEVMSLNSSDFEQSPPTLDPRWREVSTGIYRLDGKLLVVLDVSRLLNFIKSEAV
- a CDS encoding response regulator, giving the protein MKSCLIVDDSRVVRKVARKIFEDLGFTCLEAEDGQQALTECQKQLPEMVLLDWNMPVMNGLEFLLAMRKLPNGNGPVVVFCTTENDMSHIQKALAAGANEYIMKPFDSDIIQSKLSQLGLAAT
- the cheB gene encoding chemotaxis-specific protein-glutamate methyltransferase CheB; translation: MVVEDSIVIRGLISRALESDPDIKVVASAADGEIGIRMLKKMPVDVIVLDIEMPVMDGMTAIPHLLGVDPAVKIIMASTLTLKNAEISMKALELGASDYVPKPVTSRELTAAVDFKRELVDKVKVLAVAARRAGVRRAEPEAPAFRASQPGAQPAADQDTRSAFKDKPAPPAKVVTLRTHPIIKPDIIAIGSSTGGPQALFKVIKDLGADLQQPIVLTQHMPPSFTTILADHINKHCGVPCSEAKDGDVLTKGKVLLAPGNYHMTIVKNPAGQHVVKLNQEPAENFCRPAVDPMLRSLLPLFDKRILVVILTGMGQDGMKSSDLIVQAGGSVIAQDEATSVVWGMPGAVAMAGLCSAVLPLNDVGGYARKIALGMKP
- a CDS encoding methyltransferase domain-containing protein — translated: MRPEDFDLFSTIVKQRSGLVLTPEKAYLLESRLMPVARKWNLKNLDDLAASIRAKREEALLRDMTEAMTTNESSFFRDQRPFDQFRQVVLPKLLETRAGKKHIRIWSAASSSGQEAYTLAMLLNEDKARLAGWRIEIVGTDLSSEMVERARSGIYTQFEVQRGLPITLLVKYFTQQGDKWQINQDIRNMVSFREMNLLQDFGPIGVFDVVFCRNVLIYFDAQTKGKVLESISRVMTPDGVLYLGGAETVLGITDKFKPLEGQRALYVQSSASAGLYGAPAGAAPAQPATGTVAR
- a CDS encoding response regulator, which codes for MRVLLVEDDTSVAKSIELMLQAEGFIVDTTDLGEDGLEIGKIYDYDIIVLDLMLPDIDGYEVLRRLRAAKVSTPILILSGLSELDNKIKGLGFGADDYLTKPFDRRELVARIHAIIRRSKGHSDSVIRTGKLMVNLDTRTVEVDGKPLHLTGKEYGILELLSLRKGTTLTKEMFLNHLYGGMDEPELKIIDVFVCKLRKKLATAAGGDNYIETVWGRGYVLRDPNAASDGKSPSETSAAVAG
- the fliI gene encoding flagellar protein export ATPase FliI, producing MGIDQNRLVANIEAISSTRVFGRVAAVQGLLIEVAGVERHLSVGGRCNVIARGGRKVLCEAVGFRENRALLLPYSVIDGIGLGCKAEVADAQPVVYPSEAWLGRVINALGEPIDGKGPLPRGTVPTPIRNTPPSAHARQRVGEKLDLGIRAINSFLTCCRGQRMGIFAGSGVGKSILMSMVARYTSADISIIGLVGERGREVQEFIHDDLGPEGLARSIVIVATSDEAALLRRQAAYMTLALAEYFRDDGKQVLCLIDSVTRFAMAQREIGLAAGEPPTTKGYPPTTFAELPKLLERAGPGEAGKGAITGLFTVLVDGDDHNEPIADAVRGILDGHIVLERAIAERGRYPAINILRSISRTMPACNSDRENELVTRARRYLAAYENMAELIRLGAYRRGSDPETDEAIQYYPVVEDFLRQDKAERDNLGEGYAKLAGVLGVQWP
- a CDS encoding nitrate reductase — translated: MPDKQRIMMCAPDHYEVSYVINAWMEGQIGRADRTLAVRQWNDLHAIIARYADIVLQPPQPGLPDLVFTANAGFVIGDIAVVSHFRNTERKGEEKYDHEFFKSAGFKIADWPKDALFEGAGDALLDRGARLIWTAYGLRSDARAATLLGQVYGREVVTLKLVNPHFYHLDTCLCPLTGGYVLYYPDAFDAESRGKIESVVPAGRRIVASKEDAFAFACNAVDLAPRVVMGNASEGLQQALRAKGFDPIVTPLGEFIKAGGSAKCLTLKLVEE
- the argG gene encoding argininosuccinate synthase — translated: MQVQELKGQTIAFAASGGLDSCTITHWLTSLGVKVVAFTADLGQPDEVDFGAIEKRMRASGAVDYVAVPLQERMAEAGLEVVQAQSTYEGRYWNTTGMGRVVTVSGLLPEIVKRGIKIFSHGATGRGNDQIRFQLMTNMLQPSMEVYAPWRDEEFLKRFPGRQQMIAYCEQQNVPITATREKPYSTDANMLGLTHEGGKLEDITTAPDIVTPGMGVWASDAPAKPEEVVIRFEKGRPVQINGAKVNGLQAMLQANQIAGRHGVGIGAHLVENRFIGVKSRGVYEAPGMELLGTAYAYLVQLVLDRRSREIFDQLGLLYAKQIYQGYYYDLCSQMIRASLEQVTRLITGTITLRLLRGVAQYVKAEAAPHSLFTLDGSMEAEGSFNHADSEGFLRVLAVNARAIAATKQLKG
- a CDS encoding P-loop NTPase — translated: MADPISFTPHAGSGATPAPLTAPNMLAVASGKGGVGKTWFSITLCSALAKAGKRVLLFDGDLGLANVDIQLGLTPELDLGAVIEGKTTLPGAITRYEEGGFDVLAGRSGSGNLATLATQRLAELRNDLMTLANNYDRVIVDLGAGVDRSVRQLAGPAATTLVVITDEPTSLTDAYAFIKLGRAANPKADMRVIVNMATNKADGQKTYETIKKACESFLQYTPPLAGIIRRDAKVRDAIRAQTSLLVRSPVSDAASDVQAIAKEILG